The DNA window GGGCAGCGCGTCCAGCACCGCCAGGGCCGCCTGGGTGGCGTGGTCGTCGTGTCCCGGGGTGGGCGTGACCAGGCGTGCCACCCCGAACGGGGGCGGTTCGGTCGCGTAGTCCACCCCCTGCGCGTCCAGCAGGTGTGGGCCCTCCGGAGAATCGAAGAACAACACGGGAATCCGTTCGACGACGGTGAGCTTGACCGTCGAGGGGTAGATCCGCTGGACCCGCGCCTCGGCGACCCGGCGGATGGTGGCCACCCGCCGCGCGGCCGCTCCGGTGTCGACCCGCAGCAGGGGCGTGCCCTCGGCGATGTCGAGCGCCTGCAGCGCTTCCTCCTGCGTGATCACCCCGTCCCCGACGTACTCGATCTGCCGGACCGACATCAGTGGACTGAACCACAGCGCCGCGAACACCGCCACGAGCACCACTGCGGCCGTGCCGCCGAACAGGAACACCTTGCGGCGCAACGACCTGGCACGCGCGCGTTCGGCAGCGGCCTGACCCGCGTGGTCACCGGTCGCCGCGTGCTCGACGGGACGCCGCTCACGGACACCGGTCCGACCGCGCGCCCGCCGGTCCCGCCGGGCATCCGGGTGTCGGCCCCGCGAACCGCCCCGCCGCCCGTCGACCGTCATCGTGACTCCGCGCCGGATCCCGTTGTACCCGAACGACGGCCGGGACCGGGGTGGGACCGTATCGCGTCGAGGATCTGTCCACCGAGCATCGTCACGTCACCGGCTCCCATCGTGATCACGACGTCACCGGGCGCTGCGATCGCCGCGACCTGACGCGGAACCTGCGACCGATCGGGCTGATAGTGAACGGGTTTGGACACGCCCTGCGCGACCAGCGCGCCACTCACGCCCGGGATCGGTTCCTCGCGGGCACCGTAGACGTCGAGCACCACCACCTCGTCGGCGAGATCGAGCGCCTCCCCGAATTCGCGCGCGAACGTCGCCGTCCGTGAGTACAGGTGCGGCTGGAAGACCACCACCACCCGACCGGCGGCCGGGTCGCCACCGACCAGTTCGCGGGCGGCGCCGAGAACCGCCCGCACCTCGGTGGGATGGTGGGCGTAGTCGTCGAACACCCGGACGCCGTGCTCGCGGCCGGTGAGCTGGAACCTGCGGTGCACGCCCCCGAAGCCGGCAAGCCCTTCGAGCAGTTCGTCGAGCTGGGCACCGGAGTCGAGTCCGGCGAGCAGCGCCGCAAGCGCGTTGAGCGCCATGTGCTTTCCCGGGACGGCCAGGCGCAACGTCCGTGGATCGCGCTCGCCGGCCAGCCGGATGTGCGCCGACCCCCCGACGTCCCGCGCCTCCCACGACAGCAACTCGACACCGACGGGAACGTCGCCGGCGGCCGCGACCGCGTCCGACGTCCCGTAACCGACCACCCGGATGTCGGGCCGGCCGGCCTCGACCGTGCGGCGCGCCAGCGCGGCCGACCCGGGGTCGTCGAGGCACACCACCAGCAGGCCGCCGGGCGTCACGCGCGCCACGAAGTCGTCGAAGACCTGGACGTAGGCCTCGCTGCTGCCGAAGTAGTCGAGGTGGTCCGCCTCGATGTTGGTCACCACCACGACGTCCGGGTCGTACTGCAGCAACGAGCCGTCGCTCTCGTCGGCCTCGGCGACGAACACCTCGCCGGAGCCGTGATGCGCGTTGGTGCCGGCCTCGTTCAGCTCGCCCCCCACCGCGAAGGACGGGTCGAATCCGCAGTGCTGCAACGCCACGACGAGCATCGACGTCGTCGACGTCTTGCCGTGCGTACCCGAGACCAGCAACGTGCGGTGCCCGCGCATGAGCGACGCCAGCACCACCGGGCGCAGGATGACCGGGATGCCCCGTTCGCGAGCTGCGACCAGTTCGGGATTGTCCTTCGGGATCGCGGCATGCGTCGTGACGACGGCGGTGGGACCGCCGGGGAGCAGGTCGAGCGCACTCGCGTCGTGGCCGATGCGCACGACCGCGCCCCGCGCCCGCAACGCCAGGACGCCCCGGCTCTCCTTGGCGTCGGATCCAGACACCTGGCCGCCGCGGGCCAGGAGGATGCGCGCGATGCCCGACATGCCGGCGCCGCCGATGCCGACCATGTGTACCCGCTCGAGACCCGCGGGCAACTGCTCGCTCATCGCTTTCCCTCTCCCCGTTCGGACGCTGCCACGTCGAGAACGATCCGTGCGACGGTGGCGGCGGCGCTGCGGTGGCCCGCGCCCGCCGCGTTCCGGCTCATGTCGTCGAGTCGCGCGCGGTCACCGAGCAGCGGGACCACGGTGTCCGCGACGTACTGCGGCGTCAGCTCGGCATCGGCCACGAGCATCCCGCCACCCGCGGACACGACCGGGCGCGCATTCAGTTCCTGCTCGCCGTTGCCGTGCGGCAGGGGCACGTAGACCGCCGGCAGACCGACCGCCGACACCTCCGCGACCGTCATCGCGCCGGACCGGCAGATCACCGCGTCGGCCGCGGAATACGCCAGGTCCATCCGGCTAAGGTACGGCACCGCGACATACGGTGTGGTGGGGTCGGATTCGACCTCGACGGAGTTCTTGGGTCCGTAGGCGTGCAGCACCGAGATGCCCGCGGCCGCCAGCTTCGGGGCCGCTCCCACGACCGCGTCGTTGAGCGACCGGGCGCCCTGGGAGCCGCCGAAGACCAGCAGCACCGGGCCCTCCGCGGGCAGCCCGAAGTGCGCGCGAGCCTGGGCCCGCAGCGCCGCACGATCGAGGCCGGTGATCGACGAGCGCACCGGGATACCGACGATCTCGGCGTCCGCGTGGCCCCGCGCCGCCACCCCCGAGCCCGCGACGGCGGCCAGCACGCGGCGCGCCCGGCGGGCCCCCACCTTGTTCGCGATGCCCGCGCTCGCGTTGGCCTCGTGCACGACGATCGGGACCTTTCGGCGCCGTCCGAACAGTCCCGATCCGGCCGCCAGATACGCGGGCAGCGCCACGTAGCCACCGAAGCCGACGATCACGTCCGCATCGGTGCGCTCCAGAACCGCGCGGGTCGCCGCGACCGACCGGCGGATCCGCCCCGGAAGCCGGAACAGGTCCATCGTCGGCTTGCGTGGAAGCGGCACCGGGGGGATCAGTTCGAGTGGATATCCGCGTTCGGGCACCAGCGTCGTCTCGAGGCCCCGTTCGGTGCCGAGTGCCGTCACGACGGCGTCGGGGTCGAGGGCGCGGATCGCGTCCGCCACCGCCATGGCCGGCTCGATGTGTCCCGCGGTGCCACC is part of the Rhodococcus sp. SGAir0479 genome and encodes:
- a CDS encoding cell division protein FtsQ/DivIB — its product is MTVDGRRGGSRGRHPDARRDRRARGRTGVRERRPVEHAATGDHAGQAAAERARARSLRRKVFLFGGTAAVVLVAVFAALWFSPLMSVRQIEYVGDGVITQEEALQALDIAEGTPLLRVDTGAAARRVATIRRVAEARVQRIYPSTVKLTVVERIPVLFFDSPEGPHLLDAQGVDYATEPPPFGVARLVTPTPGHDDHATQAALAVLDALPEALRVQVAEVAAPTISSVSVTLVDGRVVVWGSAESSERKSAVVSVLLTQPGRNFDVSSPELPTVK
- the murC gene encoding UDP-N-acetylmuramate--L-alanine ligase, with protein sequence MSEQLPAGLERVHMVGIGGAGMSGIARILLARGGQVSGSDAKESRGVLALRARGAVVRIGHDASALDLLPGGPTAVVTTHAAIPKDNPELVAARERGIPVILRPVVLASLMRGHRTLLVSGTHGKTSTTSMLVVALQHCGFDPSFAVGGELNEAGTNAHHGSGEVFVAEADESDGSLLQYDPDVVVVTNIEADHLDYFGSSEAYVQVFDDFVARVTPGGLLVVCLDDPGSAALARRTVEAGRPDIRVVGYGTSDAVAAAGDVPVGVELLSWEARDVGGSAHIRLAGERDPRTLRLAVPGKHMALNALAALLAGLDSGAQLDELLEGLAGFGGVHRRFQLTGREHGVRVFDDYAHHPTEVRAVLGAARELVGGDPAAGRVVVVFQPHLYSRTATFAREFGEALDLADEVVVLDVYGAREEPIPGVSGALVAQGVSKPVHYQPDRSQVPRQVAAIAAPGDVVITMGAGDVTMLGGQILDAIRSHPGPGRRSGTTGSGAESR
- a CDS encoding UDP-N-acetylglucosamine--N-acetylmuramyl-(pentapeptide) pyrophosphoryl-undecaprenol N-acetylglucosamine transferase produces the protein MAVADAIRALDPDAVVTALGTERGLETTLVPERGYPLELIPPVPLPRKPTMDLFRLPGRIRRSVAATRAVLERTDADVIVGFGGYVALPAYLAAGSGLFGRRRKVPIVVHEANASAGIANKVGARRARRVLAAVAGSGVAARGHADAEIVGIPVRSSITGLDRAALRAQARAHFGLPAEGPVLLVFGGSQGARSLNDAVVGAAPKLAAAGISVLHAYGPKNSVEVESDPTTPYVAVPYLSRMDLAYSAADAVICRSGAMTVAEVSAVGLPAVYVPLPHGNGEQELNARPVVSAGGGMLVADAELTPQYVADTVVPLLGDRARLDDMSRNAAGAGHRSAAATVARIVLDVAASERGEGKR